The Aureitalea marina genome includes a window with the following:
- a CDS encoding porin family protein — protein sequence MKKQIVIVIAIALLPFTGMAQGLDLGIKAGLNFATLSDAAGLDNKTGFVGGVFLGAKFSEKLGIQADLLYSQQGAELDLGSFDLDYINIPAVIKYYPVKAFNIHFGPQFGFLVNDDTQVIVNEIINDFKVNDFDFSGVVGVGVNLPFGLRLEGRYIFGISEVPSGPVYNNSRNQTFQLSAGISLL from the coding sequence ATGAAAAAACAAATTGTTATTGTAATTGCTATCGCATTGCTGCCATTTACCGGCATGGCTCAAGGTCTGGACCTAGGAATCAAAGCTGGGTTAAATTTCGCTACACTATCCGACGCGGCAGGTCTGGATAATAAGACGGGATTTGTAGGAGGTGTTTTCCTGGGAGCAAAATTCAGCGAAAAATTAGGTATACAAGCAGACTTGCTCTATTCGCAACAGGGGGCGGAGCTGGATCTGGGTAGTTTTGACCTGGATTATATCAATATACCGGCAGTGATCAAATACTATCCGGTAAAAGCCTTTAATATTCATTTTGGGCCCCAATTTGGCTTTCTGGTGAATGATGACACTCAGGTGATCGTCAACGAGATCATCAATGATTTCAAGGTAAACGATTTCGATTTCTCTGGAGTAGTGGGGGTAGGTGTCAATTTGCCTTTTGGTCTGCGTCTTGAAGGACGTTATATTTTTGGAATTTCCGAAGTGCCTTCCGGCCCAGTCTACAACAACAGCAGAAACCAGACCTTTCAGTTATCTGCCGGAATTTCCTTGTTGTAG
- a CDS encoding outer membrane beta-barrel protein, with the protein MRKLWIFAVVALFGLAAQAQGHFNAGLSGGIPVGDAGDFATFAIAVDLGYLFEINDSFEAGVATGYSHSFGDDVEIAGFTVEVDDVQFIPIAAAARFDVAPSFTLGADVGYAIGINDGNDGGFYYVPSATYNVNESWGIMGAFRGISKDGGSWNLITLGAVYTFGAGSSDVE; encoded by the coding sequence ATGAGAAAATTATGGATTTTTGCGGTTGTGGCCCTCTTCGGTCTAGCCGCGCAAGCTCAAGGCCATTTCAATGCTGGACTCAGTGGAGGGATACCTGTAGGTGATGCAGGTGACTTTGCTACGTTCGCCATTGCGGTAGATCTCGGTTATCTTTTTGAGATAAATGATAGTTTCGAGGCAGGTGTTGCCACTGGTTATTCGCATTCGTTCGGTGATGATGTAGAAATCGCAGGGTTCACCGTAGAAGTTGATGATGTTCAGTTCATTCCAATAGCGGCTGCGGCAAGATTTGACGTTGCGCCGAGCTTTACTTTAGGTGCGGATGTGGGTTACGCCATTGGTATAAACGATGGTAACGATGGAGGCTTTTATTATGTCCCAAGTGCGACCTATAACGTAAATGAATCTTGGGGAATAATGGGTGCATTCAGAGGAATTTCCAAAGATGGAGGCTCCTGGAATCTGATCACACTAGGGGCTGTTTATACTTTTGGAGCTGGCAGTTCTGACGTAGAATAG